A genomic segment from uncultured Alistipes sp. encodes:
- a CDS encoding glucosaminidase domain-containing protein: MNISRKAILLAGILLACTAQLPGQVRQTREEYIDRYMHIAVAHMERYGIPASITMAQGILESDCGNSLLSMKSNNHFGIKCKTNWKGERVYHDDDAKGECFRAYPTVEASYEDHAEFLDSQPRYDSLFAYASDDYKSWARGLKAAGYATASDYAQRLIRIIEESQLYLLDRPNGQQLYAKRFGLERNPEEWFSSQSSVEEVARTETAVDPDNYRVTINAHEGYNVYMTNGVHYVTAKENDTYENIGRKFRISARNLRKFNDLKDKQAQPMTGEVVYIERKKKRWEGNARHHICRQGETVYAVGQSYAIRSRSIERLNKLKPGERLEEGRQLRIK; the protein is encoded by the coding sequence ATGAATATTTCCAGAAAAGCAATACTCCTCGCCGGGATCCTCCTCGCCTGCACGGCCCAGCTCCCGGGCCAGGTGCGCCAGACCCGCGAAGAGTACATCGACCGATACATGCACATCGCCGTGGCACACATGGAGCGCTACGGAATCCCCGCCAGCATCACCATGGCTCAGGGAATCCTCGAATCCGACTGCGGAAACAGCCTCCTGTCGATGAAGTCCAACAACCACTTCGGCATCAAGTGCAAGACCAACTGGAAGGGCGAACGGGTCTATCACGACGACGACGCCAAGGGCGAATGCTTCCGCGCCTACCCCACCGTCGAAGCCTCCTACGAGGACCATGCCGAATTCCTCGACTCGCAGCCCCGTTACGATTCGCTCTTCGCCTACGCCTCCGACGACTACAAGAGCTGGGCCCGTGGCCTGAAGGCGGCCGGTTACGCCACGGCCTCCGACTACGCCCAGCGGCTGATCCGCATCATCGAGGAGAGCCAGCTCTACCTGCTCGACCGACCCAACGGCCAACAACTCTACGCCAAACGGTTCGGCCTGGAGCGCAATCCCGAAGAGTGGTTCTCGTCGCAGTCGAGCGTCGAGGAGGTCGCCCGCACCGAAACGGCCGTCGACCCGGACAACTACCGCGTGACGATCAACGCCCACGAGGGCTACAACGTCTACATGACCAACGGCGTGCACTACGTCACGGCCAAGGAGAACGACACCTATGAGAATATCGGCCGCAAGTTCCGCATCTCGGCCCGGAACCTGCGGAAGTTCAACGACCTGAAGGACAAGCAGGCCCAGCCGATGACCGGCGAGGTGGTCTACATCGAGCGCAAGAAGAAGCGCTGGGAGGGCAATGCCCGCCACCACATCTGCCGCCAGGGCGAGACGGTCTACGCCGTCGGGCAGTCCTACGCAATCCGGAGCCGCTCGATCGAACGCCTCAACAAGCTCAAACCCGGCGAACGGCTCGAGGAGGGCCGGCAGCTGCGGATCAAATAA
- a CDS encoding NADH-quinone oxidoreductase subunit N — translation MDYTMIFPLMRAELTLTAILILLFLYDLLAGKRGRRWFSAVACGLLAVQVAVNLIPGPEGELFGGMFRYAAMDGVVKSILSIGALIVCLQADPWLRREDTHHKQGEFYILTLSTLLGMYFMISAGHFLLFFIGLELASVPMACLVAFDKYRHHSAEAGAKYILCALFSSGLMLFGISFLYGTTGTLYFDDMAARLTASPLVILSMVFFFSGLGFKISLVPFHLWTADAYQGAPTAVTSYLSVVSKAAAAFVLFTTLVKVFAPLVEEWQTLLWVVTVLSITVANLFALRQRNLKRFMAFSSISQAGYIMLAVIGGSAQGMTSLVFYVLVYLAANLAVFGVLSTVEQHSGGKVSLEDYNGFYRTNPRLAVMMMLALFSLAGIPPFAGFFSKFFVFAAAFKAGFYVLVFIALLNTVISLYYYLLIVKAMFITPSDEPIAAFRSDVGTRISLALCMAGVLLLGLVSSVYEGINALSFGL, via the coding sequence ATGGATTACACGATGATATTTCCGCTGATGCGGGCCGAACTGACCCTCACGGCGATCCTCATTCTTCTCTTCCTCTACGACCTCCTTGCGGGCAAACGCGGGCGCCGCTGGTTTTCGGCCGTGGCATGCGGACTGCTGGCCGTGCAGGTCGCGGTGAATCTCATCCCGGGCCCGGAGGGCGAACTCTTCGGCGGGATGTTCCGTTACGCCGCGATGGACGGCGTGGTGAAGAGCATCCTTTCGATCGGAGCGCTGATCGTCTGCCTGCAGGCCGACCCGTGGCTGCGGCGCGAGGATACGCACCACAAGCAGGGTGAATTCTACATCCTGACGCTTTCGACGCTGCTGGGCATGTACTTCATGATCTCGGCGGGGCACTTCCTGTTGTTCTTCATCGGCCTGGAGCTGGCTTCGGTGCCGATGGCCTGCCTGGTGGCCTTCGACAAGTACAGGCACCACTCGGCCGAGGCCGGGGCGAAATACATCCTCTGCGCGCTCTTTTCGAGCGGGCTGATGCTCTTCGGCATCTCGTTCCTCTACGGTACGACCGGCACGCTCTACTTCGACGACATGGCGGCCCGGCTGACCGCCTCGCCGCTCGTGATCCTGTCGATGGTCTTCTTCTTCTCGGGACTGGGCTTCAAGATCTCGCTCGTGCCCTTCCACCTCTGGACGGCCGACGCCTACCAGGGCGCCCCGACGGCCGTCACGTCGTACCTCTCGGTGGTCTCGAAGGCCGCTGCGGCGTTCGTGCTCTTCACGACGCTGGTCAAGGTCTTCGCACCGCTGGTCGAGGAGTGGCAGACGCTGCTGTGGGTCGTCACGGTGCTGAGCATTACCGTGGCGAACCTCTTCGCCCTGCGTCAGCGGAACCTGAAGCGCTTCATGGCCTTCTCGTCGATCTCCCAGGCCGGGTACATCATGCTGGCCGTTATCGGCGGCAGCGCTCAGGGCATGACCTCGCTGGTCTTCTACGTGCTGGTCTACCTGGCCGCGAACCTCGCGGTCTTCGGCGTGCTGTCGACCGTCGAGCAGCACTCGGGGGGCAAGGTCTCGCTGGAGGATTACAACGGCTTCTACCGCACCAACCCCCGGCTGGCCGTGATGATGATGCTGGCGCTCTTCTCGCTGGCCGGGATTCCGCCCTTCGCGGGCTTCTTCTCGAAGTTCTTCGTCTTTGCCGCGGCCTTCAAGGCCGGTTTCTACGTGCTGGTCTTCATCGCCCTGCTCAATACGGTGATCTCGCTCTACTACTACCTGCTGATTGTCAAGGCGATGTTCATCACCCCGTCCGATGAGCCGATCGCCGCATTCCGCAGCGATGTCGGTACGCGCATCAGCCTGGCTCTCTGCATGGCCGGCGTGCTGCTGCTGGGGCTCGTCAGCTCCGTCTACGAGGGCATCAACGCCCTCTCCTTCGGGCTCTGA
- a CDS encoding DUF4254 domain-containing protein gives MFTENANRIFNRSIEDYHRWDDVDHPIENPYEPGTLDHLLYHKNWIDTVQWHLEDIIRDPAIDPVEALRIKRRIDKSNQDRTDMVEYVDSYLLDKYKEIRPAADARLNTETPAWAIDRLSILALKIYHMARETERTDVDEAHREACRRKLEVLLTQQTDLSRAIEELIEDIEAGRKYMKTYKQMKMYNDPSLNPVLYGQKK, from the coding sequence ATGTTTACCGAAAACGCGAACCGCATTTTCAACCGTTCCATCGAGGACTACCACCGTTGGGACGATGTGGACCACCCGATCGAGAACCCTTACGAACCCGGTACGCTCGACCACCTGCTCTACCACAAGAACTGGATCGACACCGTGCAGTGGCATCTGGAGGACATCATCCGCGACCCGGCGATCGACCCGGTGGAGGCGCTCCGGATCAAGCGGCGGATCGACAAGTCGAACCAGGACCGCACGGACATGGTGGAGTATGTGGACTCCTACCTGCTGGACAAATATAAGGAGATCCGTCCGGCGGCCGATGCGCGGCTCAATACGGAGACCCCGGCGTGGGCCATCGACCGGCTGTCGATCCTGGCGCTGAAGATCTACCACATGGCGCGGGAGACCGAACGTACGGATGTCGACGAGGCGCACCGCGAGGCGTGCCGCCGCAAGCTGGAGGTACTGCTCACGCAGCAGACGGACCTTTCGCGGGCCATCGAGGAGCTGATCGAGGATATTGAGGCGGGGCGCAAATACATGAAGACCTACAAGCAGATGAAGATGTACAACGACCCGTCGTTGAACCCCGTGCTCTATGGGCAGAAAAAATAA
- a CDS encoding S9 family peptidase, giving the protein MNQTVRGIRSMNDGEHYTVLAGNDIRRYAYASEGPGESLLPSPTPNLAISDYTLSPDERSILIASGRHPIYRHSYTTSYSLIRDGRVIPVLRDAEAPRDASFSPDGRRIAYSDHNDLYVYDIETQRTRRITDDGRWNEVINGTTDWVYEEEFGITRAYAFSPDGQKLAYLRFDESQVPLMEMMRFDGKLYNRAYSFKYPKAGEANSVVQLWIADLATGAKTRIDTGPETDQYIPRIGWTPDGRPWYYRLNRRQNTFEMVVCEPHGAQRTVYEERSQQYVERVDDKTVTFVDRDRFLVRQESHTGYMHLYLYSLRRGLLEQVTRGAWEVTDVVGTDGKRVWYLSTETSPLRRNLYSVRLDGKDKQRLTQGEGYYTVSPSKGMKYFITTFSNATTPNLTEVRDAAGQWLRTLADSRELRAELMAADRPVKEFFTFVTERGDTLNAYRILPRGFDPAKRYPVLLTQYSGPGSQSVADRWSMDWEDALAEKGYIVVCADGRGTGFRGEKFKKLTYGRLGALEVEDQLSTARYMAAQPWVDPDRIGIYGWSYGGFMALSCALKGHGLFRMAIAVAPVTSWRYYDTIYTEIYNNLPQFNAEGYDKYSPIHFAQMLDDRRTRLLIIHGTADDNVHFQNTVEMTRALNRAGKQYDMMVYPDQNHSMWPDATAHIRQKMIDYTLKNL; this is encoded by the coding sequence ATGAACCAGACGGTGCGGGGCATCCGCTCGATGAACGACGGCGAACACTACACCGTCCTCGCGGGCAACGACATCCGCCGCTACGCCTATGCCTCGGAAGGCCCGGGCGAAAGCCTGCTTCCGTCACCGACGCCGAATCTGGCGATCTCCGACTATACGCTTTCGCCCGACGAGCGCTCGATCCTCATCGCCTCGGGACGTCACCCCATCTACCGACACTCCTACACCACGAGTTACTCGCTCATCCGCGACGGACGCGTCATCCCGGTTCTGCGCGACGCCGAGGCGCCGCGCGACGCTTCGTTCTCGCCCGACGGACGCCGCATCGCCTACTCCGACCACAACGACCTCTACGTCTATGACATCGAGACGCAGCGCACGCGCCGCATCACCGACGACGGACGCTGGAACGAGGTGATCAACGGCACGACCGACTGGGTCTACGAGGAGGAGTTCGGCATCACGCGCGCCTACGCCTTCTCGCCCGACGGACAGAAACTGGCCTATCTGCGTTTCGACGAGAGTCAGGTGCCCCTGATGGAGATGATGCGCTTCGACGGGAAACTCTACAACCGGGCCTACTCGTTCAAATACCCGAAGGCCGGGGAGGCGAACTCCGTGGTCCAATTGTGGATCGCCGACCTCGCAACGGGTGCGAAAACCCGGATCGACACCGGACCCGAAACCGACCAGTATATCCCCCGCATCGGCTGGACACCCGACGGACGGCCCTGGTACTACCGGCTGAACCGCCGCCAGAACACCTTCGAGATGGTGGTTTGCGAGCCCCACGGCGCCCAGCGGACGGTCTATGAGGAGCGCTCGCAGCAATACGTCGAACGGGTCGACGACAAGACCGTGACGTTCGTCGACCGCGACCGCTTCCTCGTGCGGCAGGAGAGCCATACGGGGTACATGCACCTCTACCTCTACAGCCTGCGCCGCGGCCTGCTCGAACAGGTGACCAGGGGGGCCTGGGAGGTGACCGACGTGGTGGGAACCGACGGCAAGCGCGTCTGGTACCTCTCGACCGAGACCTCGCCGCTGCGCCGCAACCTCTACAGCGTGCGGCTCGACGGGAAGGACAAACAGCGGCTCACGCAGGGCGAGGGCTACTACACCGTCTCGCCGAGCAAGGGGATGAAGTATTTCATCACGACCTTCTCGAACGCCACGACCCCCAACCTCACCGAAGTCCGCGACGCCGCAGGACAATGGCTCCGCACGCTGGCCGACAGCCGCGAGCTGCGGGCCGAACTGATGGCTGCGGACCGGCCCGTCAAGGAGTTCTTCACCTTCGTGACCGAACGCGGCGACACGCTCAACGCCTACCGCATCCTGCCCCGCGGGTTCGATCCCGCGAAGCGTTACCCGGTGCTGCTGACGCAATATTCGGGTCCCGGTTCGCAGTCGGTGGCCGACCGCTGGTCGATGGACTGGGAGGATGCCCTCGCCGAAAAGGGCTACATCGTGGTCTGCGCCGACGGCCGCGGCACCGGATTTCGGGGCGAGAAGTTCAAGAAACTCACCTACGGACGGCTCGGCGCCCTGGAGGTCGAGGACCAGCTCTCGACGGCCCGCTACATGGCTGCACAGCCCTGGGTCGACCCCGACCGGATCGGGATTTACGGCTGGTCCTACGGCGGTTTCATGGCCCTGAGCTGCGCCCTCAAGGGACACGGGCTCTTCCGCATGGCCATCGCCGTGGCTCCCGTCACCTCGTGGCGCTACTACGACACGATCTACACCGAGATCTACAACAACCTGCCGCAGTTCAATGCCGAAGGGTATGACAAATACTCCCCGATCCACTTTGCACAGATGCTCGACGACCGGCGCACCCGGTTGCTCATCATCCACGGCACGGCCGACGACAACGTGCATTTCCAGAACACCGTGGAGATGACCCGCGCCCTGAACCGAGCCGGGAAGCAGTATGACATGATGGTGTACCCCGATCAGAACCACTCGATGTGGCCCGACGCAACAGCACACATAAGACAGAAGATGATTGACTACACCCTGAAGAATTTATGA
- a CDS encoding glycosyltransferase family 9 protein codes for MGRKNNGGLPRHLLVLRTSAMGDVAMLPHALRALLAAYPDLKVTVATQKLFRPFFEGLRVEILEVDTKGVHHSLRGMWCLAAEARRLGVDAVADVHDVLRSQAFRFSMRLHGIPTAHIDKGRAEKRRFIRCGGRGMEPLRHTVLRYCDVFRRLGFVFDDPAPAEPRTLENPFGEKQGRWVGFAPFSAHRGKTYPEAQSRELVGLLAARFDRVFIHSGGGAERAFAEEMERTYPNVTALAGKVRLAGEMALVSNLDCVVAMDSLVMHLAALVGTPVVSVWGATHPGLGFLGYGVPEEGIVQADFDCRPCSVFGSKPCRYGDWHCLTAITPESVVERVERLVARRS; via the coding sequence ATGGGCAGAAAAAATAACGGCGGTCTGCCCCGTCACCTGCTGGTCCTGCGGACTTCGGCCATGGGCGACGTGGCGATGCTGCCCCACGCCCTGCGGGCGCTGCTCGCGGCCTACCCCGACCTGAAGGTCACCGTGGCGACGCAGAAACTCTTCCGTCCCTTCTTCGAGGGGCTCCGGGTCGAGATCCTGGAGGTCGATACGAAGGGTGTGCACCACTCCCTGCGGGGAATGTGGTGCCTGGCCGCCGAGGCGCGACGGCTCGGCGTGGATGCCGTGGCCGATGTCCACGACGTGCTGCGCTCGCAGGCCTTCCGCTTTTCGATGCGGCTGCACGGCATCCCCACGGCCCATATCGACAAGGGACGCGCCGAGAAACGCCGCTTCATCCGCTGCGGCGGCCGCGGCATGGAGCCGCTGCGGCATACCGTGCTGCGCTATTGCGATGTTTTCCGGCGGCTGGGCTTTGTGTTCGATGACCCGGCGCCTGCCGAGCCCCGCACGCTCGAAAATCCCTTCGGCGAGAAGCAGGGCCGCTGGGTGGGCTTCGCCCCCTTCTCCGCCCACCGGGGCAAGACCTACCCCGAAGCGCAGAGCCGTGAACTGGTCGGGCTGCTTGCGGCACGTTTCGACCGGGTCTTCATCCACAGCGGCGGCGGGGCCGAGCGGGCCTTTGCCGAGGAGATGGAACGGACGTATCCCAATGTGACGGCCCTTGCCGGAAAGGTCCGGCTGGCGGGGGAGATGGCACTCGTGTCGAACCTCGACTGCGTGGTGGCGATGGATTCGCTGGTCATGCACCTTGCGGCGCTGGTCGGTACTCCCGTGGTCTCGGTCTGGGGCGCCACCCATCCCGGGTTGGGTTTCCTCGGCTACGGCGTCCCGGAGGAGGGGATCGTGCAGGCCGATTTCGACTGCCGCCCCTGCTCGGTCTTCGGCAGCAAGCCCTGCCGCTACGGCGACTGGCACTGCCTGACGGCCATCACGCCCGAATCCGTTGTCGAACGGGTCGAACGGCTGGTCGCCCGGCGATCCTGA
- a CDS encoding methylated-DNA--[protein]-cysteine S-methyltransferase has product MTHSLQLETPVGPVTVTASDDAVTGLCFGTELPEDSLLCREEDATPLLREAAAQLREYFAGTRRAFTLPLAPAGTAFQQRVWKALRTIPCGETRTYKQIAEQIGRNRAYRAVGMANNRNPIAILIPCHRVIGHDGRLTGYAGGLGIKERLLDLEKKR; this is encoded by the coding sequence ATGACGCACTCCCTGCAACTCGAAACGCCCGTCGGACCGGTCACGGTGACGGCCTCGGACGATGCCGTCACCGGGCTCTGCTTCGGGACGGAGCTCCCGGAGGATTCGCTTCTCTGTCGGGAAGAGGATGCCACGCCGCTGCTGCGGGAAGCCGCCGCACAACTCCGGGAGTACTTCGCCGGAACGCGCCGGGCGTTCACCCTTCCGCTCGCACCGGCCGGCACGGCGTTCCAGCAGCGGGTCTGGAAGGCCCTGCGGACCATTCCCTGCGGAGAGACGCGCACCTACAAGCAGATCGCCGAACAGATCGGCCGCAACCGGGCTTACCGGGCCGTAGGGATGGCCAACAACCGCAATCCGATCGCCATCCTGATCCCCTGCCACCGGGTCATCGGCCACGACGGGCGGCTCACCGGATATGCCGGCGGGCTCGGCATCAAGGAGCGGCTGCTGGACCTGGAAAAAAAGCGATAG
- the nuoL gene encoding NADH-quinone oxidoreductase subunit L, translating into MEYTILILLLPFVSFLLLGLAGMKLRPVVAGAIGTAVLAVVTVLSYTTAYEYFAAGRDASGAFPTLIPWNTVWLPIAGDLHIDLGVLLDPISVMMLVVISTVSLMVHIYSLGYMKGERGFQRYYAFLSLFTMSMMGLVVATNIFQMYLFWELVGVSSYLLIGFYYTKPAAIAASKKAFIVTRFADLGFLIGILVYGYYAGTFTFTPAATTIAAAGAMIPLALGLMFIGGAGKSAMFPLHIWLPDAMEGPTPVSALIHAATMVVAGVYLVARMFPLFIGYAPEVLHWTAYIGAFTALYAAVVACVQSDIKRVLAFSTISQIGFMIVALGVCTSNDPHTGGLGYMASMFHLFTHAMFKALLFLGAGAIIHAVHSNEMSAMGGLRKYMPLTHATFLVACLAIAGIWPFSGFFSKDEILTACFAFSPVMGWVMTAIAGLTAFYMFRLYYGIFWGRENRELHAAHTPHEAPVTMTLPLLVLAAVTCVAGFIPFGQFVSSDGLAYTIHIDGGVATISLCVAVAAIALATWMYAREKQPVADRLAERFSGLHRAAYHRFYIDEIYQFITHRVIFACISTPIAWFDRHVVDGFLNLLASVTNGAACLIREMQSGSVQRYCMWFLGGALGLTILILLIC; encoded by the coding sequence ATGGAATATACGATTTTGATTCTGTTGCTGCCCTTCGTGAGCTTCCTTCTGCTGGGGCTCGCAGGCATGAAGCTCCGGCCCGTGGTGGCGGGGGCCATCGGAACGGCTGTGCTGGCCGTGGTTACGGTGCTGAGCTATACGACGGCTTACGAATATTTTGCAGCGGGGCGTGACGCCTCCGGGGCCTTCCCGACGCTGATCCCCTGGAATACGGTCTGGCTGCCCATCGCGGGCGACCTGCACATCGACCTGGGCGTGCTGCTCGATCCGATCTCGGTGATGATGCTGGTGGTGATCTCCACGGTCTCGCTCATGGTCCACATCTACTCGCTGGGCTACATGAAGGGCGAGCGGGGCTTCCAGCGTTACTACGCTTTCCTGTCGTTGTTCACGATGAGCATGATGGGGCTGGTCGTGGCGACGAACATCTTCCAGATGTACCTCTTCTGGGAGCTGGTGGGCGTGAGCTCCTACCTGCTGATCGGCTTCTACTACACGAAACCCGCGGCGATTGCCGCCTCGAAGAAGGCCTTCATCGTGACGCGCTTCGCCGACCTGGGATTCCTTATCGGCATTCTCGTCTACGGTTACTACGCCGGGACCTTCACCTTCACGCCCGCCGCGACGACCATCGCCGCCGCCGGTGCGATGATTCCGCTGGCCCTGGGGCTGATGTTCATCGGCGGTGCGGGCAAGAGCGCCATGTTCCCGCTGCACATCTGGCTGCCTGACGCCATGGAGGGCCCGACGCCCGTTTCGGCGCTGATCCATGCGGCGACGATGGTCGTCGCGGGGGTCTACCTCGTGGCGCGGATGTTCCCCCTCTTCATCGGCTATGCCCCCGAGGTGCTGCACTGGACCGCCTATATCGGGGCCTTCACGGCGCTGTACGCCGCCGTGGTGGCCTGCGTGCAGAGCGACATCAAGCGTGTGCTGGCCTTCAGTACCATTTCGCAGATCGGCTTCATGATCGTGGCGCTGGGCGTCTGTACGTCGAACGACCCCCACACGGGCGGTCTGGGCTACATGGCCTCGATGTTCCACCTCTTCACCCACGCGATGTTCAAGGCGCTGCTCTTCCTCGGCGCCGGGGCGATCATCCACGCCGTGCACTCGAACGAGATGTCGGCGATGGGCGGCTTGCGCAAGTATATGCCACTGACGCACGCGACGTTCCTCGTGGCGTGCCTGGCCATCGCGGGGATCTGGCCCTTCAGCGGCTTCTTCTCCAAGGATGAGATCCTCACGGCCTGCTTTGCGTTCAGCCCCGTCATGGGGTGGGTGATGACGGCCATCGCGGGCCTGACGGCCTTCTACATGTTCCGTCTCTACTACGGCATCTTCTGGGGGCGTGAGAACCGCGAGCTCCACGCCGCGCATACGCCCCACGAGGCTCCCGTGACGATGACCCTTCCGCTGCTGGTCCTGGCGGCCGTAACCTGCGTGGCGGGCTTCATCCCCTTCGGACAGTTCGTCTCGTCCGACGGGCTGGCCTACACGATCCACATCGACGGCGGCGTGGCGACCATCAGCCTCTGCGTGGCCGTGGCGGCCATTGCGCTGGCTACGTGGATGTACGCCCGGGAGAAGCAGCCCGTGGCCGACCGGCTGGCCGAAAGGTTCAGCGGTCTGCACCGCGCGGCTTATCACCGCTTCTACATCGACGAAATCTATCAGTTCATCACCCACCGGGTGATCTTCGCCTGTATCTCGACCCCGATTGCGTGGTTCGACCGCCATGTTGTCGACGGCTTCCTGAACCTGCTGGCCAGCGTCACGAACGGCGCCGCCTGCCTGATCCGCGAGATGCAGAGCGGCAGTGTGCAGCGCTACTGCATGTGGTTCCTCGGCGGTGCGCTGGGGCTGACGATCCTGATTCTTCTCATCTGCTAA
- a CDS encoding NADH-quinone oxidoreductase subunit M, with product MNILSLFPAVPLVMMLGLWLSKSRRQIHAVMVTGASVLLALAVVLVFRYLGLREAGETAQMLLTDSVVWYAPLNIHYAVGVDGISVAMLLLSAIIVFTGTFASWQMQKDVKAYFLWYCLLSVGVFGFFISVDLFTMFMFYEVALIPMYLLIGVWGSGRKEYSAMKLTLMLMGGSALLLIGILGIYFGAGATTMNVQEIAALHNIPVALQRIWFPLVFVGFGVLGALFPFHTWSPDGHASAPTAVSMLHAGVLMKLGGYGCFRVAMYLLPDAAHELSWIFIILTTISVVYGAFSACVQTDLKYINAYSSVSHCGLVLFAILMMNTTASTGAILQMLSHGLMTALFFALIGMIYGRTHTRDVRQLSGLMKVMPFLAVGYVIAGLANLGLPGLSGFVAEMTIFNGAFMNADTFHRVVTVIACTSIVITAVYILRVVGRILYGTCENPEHLKLSDATWDERLAVICLVVAIAGMGLAPLWVSDLIRGSVSELIAHILS from the coding sequence ATGAATATACTATCCCTGTTTCCTGCCGTGCCCCTGGTGATGATGCTGGGGCTGTGGCTCTCGAAGTCGCGGCGGCAGATCCATGCCGTGATGGTCACGGGCGCGTCGGTGCTGCTGGCGCTGGCCGTGGTGCTCGTCTTCCGTTACCTCGGGCTGCGCGAGGCGGGTGAAACGGCCCAGATGCTCCTGACCGACAGCGTCGTGTGGTACGCCCCGCTCAACATCCACTACGCCGTGGGCGTCGACGGCATCTCGGTGGCCATGCTCCTGCTGTCGGCCATCATCGTCTTCACCGGAACCTTCGCCTCGTGGCAGATGCAGAAGGACGTGAAGGCCTACTTCCTCTGGTACTGCCTGCTGAGTGTCGGGGTCTTCGGCTTCTTCATCTCGGTGGACTTGTTCACGATGTTCATGTTCTACGAGGTGGCGCTGATCCCGATGTACCTCCTGATCGGCGTCTGGGGCAGCGGCCGCAAGGAGTATTCGGCCATGAAGCTGACGCTGATGCTCATGGGCGGTTCGGCGCTGCTGCTGATCGGCATTCTGGGCATCTACTTCGGCGCCGGGGCCACGACGATGAACGTCCAGGAGATCGCCGCGCTGCACAACATTCCCGTCGCGCTGCAGCGGATCTGGTTCCCGCTGGTTTTCGTGGGATTCGGCGTCCTGGGGGCCCTGTTCCCCTTCCACACGTGGAGCCCCGACGGCCACGCCTCGGCCCCGACGGCCGTCTCGATGCTCCACGCCGGGGTGCTGATGAAGCTCGGCGGCTACGGCTGCTTCCGCGTGGCGATGTACCTGCTGCCCGACGCCGCCCACGAGCTGAGCTGGATCTTCATCATCCTGACGACCATCTCGGTGGTTTATGGCGCCTTCTCGGCCTGCGTGCAGACCGACCTGAAGTACATCAACGCCTATTCGTCCGTCTCGCACTGCGGGCTGGTGCTCTTCGCCATCCTGATGATGAACACCACGGCCTCGACGGGTGCCATCCTGCAGATGCTGAGCCACGGTCTGATGACGGCGCTCTTCTTCGCGCTGATCGGTATGATCTACGGACGCACCCACACGCGCGACGTGCGCCAGTTGAGCGGTCTGATGAAGGTGATGCCCTTCCTCGCCGTGGGGTACGTGATCGCCGGTCTGGCGAACCTCGGACTGCCGGGCCTGAGCGGCTTTGTGGCCGAGATGACGATCTTCAACGGCGCCTTCATGAACGCCGACACGTTCCACCGCGTGGTGACCGTCATCGCCTGCACGTCGATCGTCATCACGGCGGTCTACATCCTGCGCGTCGTCGGGCGGATCCTCTACGGCACGTGCGAAAACCCCGAACACCTGAAACTCTCCGACGCCACGTGGGACGAACGCCTTGCGGTCATCTGCCTCGTCGTGGCCATCGCCGGGATGGGACTCGCGCCGCTGTGGGTGAGCGACCTGATCCGCGGCAGCGTCTCGGAACTCATTGCACACATCTTGAGCTAA
- a CDS encoding lipocalin family protein, with protein MKNRKLWLAALAALGLAACGEREPKTFTGFITDATMNTVTVQDQSAESTYTFSTEGADRSEAHGLLVGAPVVVDYKGRLEEGAQALKVATNPTYAEAVGRWMLYDTENPEFTMGIDIRVEGEAASINSATLVYTGWELLDEAGKILLKGQSIGNGGSFDFSQTGIISKDAAGNYTLTIEGTEIVYTKVSEEAETAATEDAEAAATKPGADAEDADAAATPEEETTPAQE; from the coding sequence ATGAAAAACAGAAAACTGTGGCTGGCCGCCCTGGCTGCACTCGGGCTGGCGGCCTGCGGGGAACGGGAGCCCAAGACGTTCACGGGCTTCATCACCGACGCCACGATGAACACCGTCACGGTGCAGGATCAGTCGGCCGAATCGACCTACACGTTCTCGACCGAAGGGGCCGACCGGAGCGAAGCCCACGGGCTGCTCGTGGGGGCGCCGGTGGTCGTGGACTACAAGGGCCGTCTGGAGGAGGGTGCCCAGGCCCTGAAGGTGGCCACGAACCCCACCTATGCGGAGGCTGTCGGACGCTGGATGCTCTACGACACGGAGAATCCGGAGTTCACGATGGGAATCGACATCCGCGTCGAGGGCGAAGCCGCCTCGATCAACTCGGCGACGCTGGTCTACACGGGCTGGGAGCTGCTCGACGAGGCCGGGAAGATTCTGCTCAAGGGGCAGAGCATCGGCAACGGCGGAAGCTTCGACTTCTCCCAGACGGGCATCATCTCGAAGGATGCCGCCGGGAACTACACGCTGACGATCGAGGGGACGGAGATCGTCTACACCAAAGTATCCGAGGAGGCGGAGACTGCCGCTACGGAAGACGCGGAGGCGGCCGCAACGAAACCGGGCGCAGACGCGGAAGACGCTGATGCCGCTGCAACCCCGGAAGAGGAGACTACTCCTGCGCAGGAGTAG